In Argonema galeatum A003/A1, the genomic stretch TTTGGCTAAATAAGGCTTGACGACGATCGCTGCTTCAATACCTACAAAGATATTGGCAGCGCCACTCAATGCTTCTGCGCCACTCAAGCGCATGACGGCATAAAAAACTTTGGCAAAAACTTCGGTTATTACTTGAATAACACCAATGTTGTAGAGTAATGCCATCAGCCCAGAAAAGAATATCACTGTGGGTAATGCCCGAAAGGCAAAAATATAACCCAGATTCACAGGAGGTACTACATCTGGTCTGGGGACGATATTCGCGCCAAAGACAAATCTAGCTCCGGCATCGGCTGCAATAAATACAGTATCTAGTAAGCTGCTAAACCATTGCAGGGCTACTCTGGTGGGTGGAAACAGAAATACTAAAGCGCCTAGAATTAATTGCAAGGCAATGCCGGATATGATGACGCGCCAGGGTATGATTCGTCGGTGTTCGGAAAATAACCAGGCGATCGCGCATAAGCCAAATATACCAAAAAAGGAAATTATGTTGAGGTAGAAAGGATGGGACATGGGTAGATCCTTGCTGGGAGAATAAAGGCCCAAAAGTCTGGCGACGCTAAAATCAGTAGTTTACCGAAAAATTAACCGATCGAGGGTAGGTCACGATACACCCAAGACAATAATCTTATAACTGAGGTGATGCTGCACGACTCGTGATGCAAGATCGAGTAAGAAGTTCCTAATTTAGGTAAAGCTTAAAATTCGACTGCCGTTGGCAAAGTTATCTACGATATCATATCCACTCTCACAAAGCCGATAATGGCCTCTACACCCCAGGAAGTTTGACGCATGGAAGCTTTTGCCCCAATTCCGCCCAACTGGACTGAAGTTGCGACTCACGCCCACGAGTTCAGCTGTCCCGCTTGCCGCGCTACCTGCATGGAAGCCTCTCGGGTCTGGATCAATAGACGATCGCCAGTCTATACCGAAGACTACCGCAAAAAATGGCAGGAGTTCTACCAGTGCCAGTGTGGTAGTGTTTGGTGGGCATGGAGTAACGAACGCCCACCCTCTGAGTTTGCCAATCGCGAACCTTCTGAGGATGAGCTTTTTTAAGAATGCGGCAGGAAATCTAGGGACACAGCAGGAGGAATATTGACTATGCTGTGTTCCACGCGATCGCTCATTGATGCTGAGATATAATTTTACTTATGTCTATTCCATCAGAAATTGAAGCTCTCATTGATCAATTGAACCAAGAGTTGGATCGGATTGAGCGGGAAGCGCTGGACGGAATGATCCTTGCCCGTTCTAGTCTAGAGAGTTTTCCTAATAACGCTATGCTGACTCAATTATTTGCTTATCTGAATACCTCAATGTTTTTTGGTAAACATTTGTAGGAGAATAATTCAAACTATTGTTGAAAACCTTTCGGCAGCTAAAACAATTACAAATGAAGAGATTCAGCAAACAGGAGAAGATTTGGCAACGGAACTGGGTCGAGCGTTAGAAACTAAAATAAGAGTCAGTGCGATCAAAACTCGTTTGGAGAACTTACAATAACAAAACCAGAACTGGATGAAAAGGAATTGCAAGAAATCCTAGAACTTGCTAAGGAAGCCGAACAAAAACTGAGGGAAATGACTGGAGGACTAACCGCTTTGGCCGAAAAATGGCAACGTAGGGCTGAAGCTAAAGGCACTGCTGCTGCACAAAAGAAAGAAGTTTGAGCAAGTGCGGTGAGAGATTTAATTCCCCCTTTTTTAGGGGATTAGCTGCTGCGGTGGGAAAGCCGAAATTTTGGCATTGATAAAATCGAAATCAATTAATAATTTTAGCAGTTGTTCGCTTTGGGATTTGGCAGCTAAAGCAGCAGGTAGTTTGTCGAGAAATTCCCCCTGCTGCGATGGCGGCATACTGGCTAATCGTGTTTTAAAATCGCTCATATTAACTCCATTTTTATGTTTATGTAAAAATTCAATTTGTGAAAAACTTTTGCCAGTTATATGATGACTGTTTAATAGTCTGGTAATTTCCATCTATGGACGGTTGTAATAATAAAATTGCGGCGATGCGACGCGCCATATTCATTACTTCGCGCACTTCTTCTTTAGTTAGCGATCGCCCTAATAATTTCTCCTCTCGATAAGAAAGCCACTTTTTGATTACCTGATAGCCACCAATTGTATATTCCCAGACATTTACGGGTATATTTTTCCAGTATGCTAGTTCATTCAGGTAAATATCACAAGTATTATTTCCCAGTAAATTTATGGCTATTTCCGATTTTAAACCTTGCGCCTTTGTGCCTTCTTCAATACCAGCAATTTCTTCAGGTGTGTAAGGACGGGTGATGATTTTTCCTTTACCTGGCATTGTGACATTGTTTTGGCCGGAATAACCCCAACCAGCAGTAATTGCTAAGTCACCAGTATCGGGGTTTAGTTGTCCGCCTCCTGTACGGGAAATAACCGCGATCGCTTTTAATTCTAGTCTAATTTTTCCCGATGTCACCCCAACTACCGGATTTTCTGTATCTAGTAATACAGCTACTTTTTTCCCTATCTCGACTGATTCTAACAATAAACGTTTAGAATTAGGTAAAGGTATGCGTGGCCAATTATCGCGAATACCATCAGCATTTTCAGTTAAGTATGCTGGGGAATAGCCAATTGCTAAAGCGTGCATCCAAATTAAGCCCGCTGTATCGGCATCAACGTCAGGATTTGTAATACCCAATTGGGCAAGATAAGTACGACTAGCAGCCGAAAGATTAGCCGTTGGCGTGGTATTTAAAATCGCATCTACATCGAAAAGCGTATCTTGTTTAGTTGCTTTTTTAGAACTTTTATTTGATCTAGGGCGTAGACGTATAGGAAAATAGTAAGCATGACCGCGTAAGAAATCATTATCTCCTATAATTGGAGTGAAAAATAGCGGCACTCCTTCTGGATTTGCTACACCTGTGGGACGACTGATCAGGAAAGTATTACCTTGCCAACACTGCGCCCAAAGTGAAGGTCGAGAACGATTCCAAAGCGGGCTTACATCGCTATAGTAGCACCAGCGAGTTTCAAAAGCGCGAATTCCATAACGGCAGAGTTTGTTAGCTTGGAAATCTTCAGCAGCTTGCACTTTTGAACGAACTTTTTTGGCATCAAATCCAGCCGCATCTTCTGTCAATCCCGTACCCAATAATTTGATTGTTTCCCAATCAATTGCAGCATCGTAATACATCTGCATTCGCTTTTCAACATTTTTTTTGTCAATATCAATTAATGCGCTACCACGTTTTTCAAATAAACCATTACTAGGAGGTTCCGCACACAAATTAACTAATTTAGGCCATTCTAAATAGTGGGAACTAACATTAGATGGACGGAAAGAGTAACGACTATTCCGATCTGGTTTTCCCAACTCATAATCGGCATCAAAATCTTGAATATTCAGACTAGCAAGCAAATCTATTCGTTTATTTGCACCCCAAAAATGCCGAAAACGAACTAATGGTTTCTCGGTGCGATTTTCCTGACGTACCATGAGAGCGATCGCAGTTCCTACCCGAATCCCTTCTCTGTTATACTCAGTAGAAAATACACTAGGATCTGGCTTACCTTCTGGCGTCAGTTTACCAGTTTCCCGACTATCCCCATTTAGGCAATCAAACCAAAGTTTATCAAATTCACTCAGAAACCTTTGCCGCATTACCACAAAAGATGGATCGCCCAAATAAGAAAAATTTGAGATATAACAAACTACACCTTTATTAGTTTTTTCAGCAATCCTTTGTTCGGCTAATCGAAAGAAACGAATATAGAGATCGTCTAAATTAAATTTCTTAATTCCCCACTCAGAAATCAACCCTTCCTTATAAGCTTCTACCAATCCCTTTTCTTCTTTTGGGCTAACACCAGCAAAGGCATTATAAGGTGGATTACCAAGAATCACCAGAATCGGTTTTTCTCGCTTCACTTCATCTGCGGCATCTCGTTCTTGCTTCAATTCAGGAAAATTAAATTCCAGTTGTTTGATTTGCTTTTTCCCATCTTCATCTGGCGGTTCCCATCCCGTCAGCGCATTGGTAAGATATACCCCAACTCGTTCTTTTTCATCTACCAAAGGCACACCAAGATTTTGCAACAGCAACCCTAATTGCAAGTGCGCCACTACAAACGGCGCAGTCAAAATTTCAAAACCAAAAACTCGTTTAATAGCCGCTTCTTTAACATCATAACTTCCCAAAGCATCCTCGCCCTTATCTTTCAAGGTAGCGGCAATCTGCTTTAAAACTTCCACTAAATAAGCACCAGTACCACAACAAGGATCGAGGATATAAACATTGGGATCTGCTAAACCATCTTCAATTCCCAATTCTTCTCGTAACACCGTATCCACACGGGCAACCATGTAGCGGACAACCTCTGTCGGCGTGTACCAAACACCTAATTCTTTGCGTAATTCCGGGTCAAAAGCTTGCAGAAAAGGTTCATAGAAATACTGCACAGCTTCCCCTTCCTCAAACTTAGCAAAAAACTCTTCTCGCCTGACGCGGTTTAACGCTGTTCCCGTCCAATCCAGCACTTCTACTAATCCCAACGTTTTCAATTTTCTGGGGTCGGAAATTTGATAGAAAAGCGCCTGAATCATCGGTACGTGAAGATAGTAAGCGGCAGTTCTCCAATCAAATTTATCCGGGCGAGTTGGGTTTTCTTTATGCCACAGTACCCAAGCGGAGAAAATACTGTAAAATAAAGTCTGGACTAAAGTTGAGCGGAAAAAGCGATCGCCTTTTTCACCCTCAAATTTCACCCCCAGCGCTTCTTCTATCGCGCTGCGAACATTAGCTAAAGCGGGAATATCTGTATTTTCAATCCGAAATTTAGCGTCGCGGGCGTAGGAAGCCAAAAACCAAGCGACATCTGCGGGTGCGGCTATCGGTGCGGCGGAAAGCATAACTCGCTTGAGGTATTCTAGAAAGCGATCGCCTTCTTGTTGCGCCAACTGACGCGGATTAGCAGCTTTTGCCCAAAAATCTGTTTCACTGGTTGCCAAACGATAACTTTCTAGTTCGATCGATCCGCCATTTTCATCTTGTCCAATTAATAGAAAATCGCGATAATTTGTCACCAAAACCTGTCTGTACTTCTGCCAATACTTAGAAACTTGTTCCCTTTTACTAATTACCCAAATATCATCCCTAGTTCCCTTAACTTCAATTACTCCCCGTTCGGGATTTTGGGAATCGAAAGGTTCA encodes the following:
- a CDS encoding type ISP restriction/modification enzyme, translated to MNPLETYLRNLRDIRSSGAAVKETSYYGALESLFNEIGKTLKPKVRCIISLKNQGAGLPDGGLFTANQFQKASDAEPFDSQNPERGVIEVKGTRDDIWVISKREQVSKYWQKYRQVLVTNYRDFLLIGQDENGGSIELESYRLATSETDFWAKAANPRQLAQQEGDRFLEYLKRVMLSAAPIAAPADVAWFLASYARDAKFRIENTDIPALANVRSAIEEALGVKFEGEKGDRFFRSTLVQTLFYSIFSAWVLWHKENPTRPDKFDWRTAAYYLHVPMIQALFYQISDPRKLKTLGLVEVLDWTGTALNRVRREEFFAKFEEGEAVQYFYEPFLQAFDPELRKELGVWYTPTEVVRYMVARVDTVLREELGIEDGLADPNVYILDPCCGTGAYLVEVLKQIAATLKDKGEDALGSYDVKEAAIKRVFGFEILTAPFVVAHLQLGLLLQNLGVPLVDEKERVGVYLTNALTGWEPPDEDGKKQIKQLEFNFPELKQERDAADEVKREKPILVILGNPPYNAFAGVSPKEEKGLVEAYKEGLISEWGIKKFNLDDLYIRFFRLAEQRIAEKTNKGVVCYISNFSYLGDPSFVVMRQRFLSEFDKLWFDCLNGDSRETGKLTPEGKPDPSVFSTEYNREGIRVGTAIALMVRQENRTEKPLVRFRHFWGANKRIDLLASLNIQDFDADYELGKPDRNSRYSFRPSNVSSHYLEWPKLVNLCAEPPSNGLFEKRGSALIDIDKKNVEKRMQMYYDAAIDWETIKLLGTGLTEDAAGFDAKKVRSKVQAAEDFQANKLCRYGIRAFETRWCYYSDVSPLWNRSRPSLWAQCWQGNTFLISRPTGVANPEGVPLFFTPIIGDNDFLRGHAYYFPIRLRPRSNKSSKKATKQDTLFDVDAILNTTPTANLSAASRTYLAQLGITNPDVDADTAGLIWMHALAIGYSPAYLTENADGIRDNWPRIPLPNSKRLLLESVEIGKKVAVLLDTENPVVGVTSGKIRLELKAIAVISRTGGGQLNPDTGDLAITAGWGYSGQNNVTMPGKGKIITRPYTPEEIAGIEEGTKAQGLKSEIAINLLGNNTCDIYLNELAYWKNIPVNVWEYTIGGYQVIKKWLSYREEKLLGRSLTKEEVREVMNMARRIAAILLLQPSIDGNYQTIKQSSYNWQKFFTN